The window GCTCCAGGAGCGCCATCGAGCGCCGCTCCTGGCCCAAGTTCGGCGATGCCGCCAGGGAGGCCGCCGGCTCGCGGCTCACCATGGTCTCCACGGAGGAGATACTTCTCGACCGCACACGCGCCACAGGTCGTCGCTGTTCtatacctttttttttcttccaactGATTCTGCATTGTTGCCTTGTTGGTCTTGGTTGATTTTGTTTCGGTTCGTATGTTCCGTTGTAGACACAATTGACCTGGGTCAGCAGAATCTGGGGTGTTCAGACAATTTTCTTCAAGACAGAATCGAGATTGCTGTAGATGCTTGTAGAATCGGCATGATACGATCGACGTGTTTCATGATAGGATTGAGATTGGTGTTCCATCGTACCTACATGCTTGTTTTGCTGCTCTTGGGGTCCATACAGTTAAAGTCAGACCTCAGACGTagattttcaaaaaatttccctGAACATGTTTAGTTGGTTTGAATTTAACCTTTAAGTACTCCTAGGAGAAATAGATCTCTAGACTCTAgatcatagtcacaaagttcctggatcgaccgggtcgaggaacggggtcgagggtcgtcactttataaaattgtggtacgaagagggtatacctctatggaacgataaattattatgtggaacgcGACTCTGATTCATCGaggtcgatatcttcgggtcgatgcgtctttagaaagacaaaaactatatatatgtactactaatgaagaaactaatctgtacaagcatataagaaacgtacaaaagagtacatttagaccatatactacacgtactcagctcattcaacatcaacatcaacaaagcattttaatcccaagcaagttggggtaggctagagttgaAACCCAACAAAGACCATTATTCATGGTTCCGGCACGTGAATCGCGGCtttccaagcactcctatccaatGACAAATATCTAGGTATACTCCAGTCTTTCAAGTCTCTTCTAATTGTTTCTTCCCATGTCAACTTCGGCCGTCCCCTGCCTCTCCTAATATTACCGTCGTGCTTTAGGATACCACTATGCACTGGTGCCTCTGGCGgtctccgttggacatgtccaaaccatctcagccagTGTTGGATAAGCTTTTCTTCAATTGGTGCTTCATATTGTTTAACCATCTCAATCCTCTATCAATAATcttcttatcccaattaaatcttctagcaatggggctgcgaccTCTCTCAAACCGGGATGCGATCCAACtttgaatgggacactgaccctcttcgaccccgaccctcgaatcggaacgacgttccctggtcgtgggacgaggcatcgaccccaaATCCTGTGACTATGCTCTGGATACTGCAAGAGGAGATATACCATATAGAAGATTTGTGATTTAAATTGTAAGCAATAATGCTAGGGTTGAATCAGATAACAAACTCAGTCTTTTATTTGACTGCAAAACTTTGTTGGAGTTAGAGAATCTACACTTCCGAATttgaattttttgaaaaatgttaTAGATGTATTTGCTGTCTTGCTGATTTGTAACTGTAAGTTGTAAGCCGGTTGGATTTCCTAAATGAAATATGTCGTACTTGCACTTAAAAAAAGGTTTCTTAAATCTTAATGGGTGTCAGCATGTTAGGACTTATTTGCTTTTGATTAATAGCCGACAAAAGGATATCAAATATCAACAGTGTGCATCTTAATACAATAGACATCTCGTTCGGCCATTGCTAATTTTCTATGGTAGTGGAGCCGGTAGCATGAATCTTCTTAAAACAGCTGACGGTGTAtatacatttttttatttattttcgaaAGGACGGCAAGAGTTTTGCCGTGAAATCTTATTATTAGAAGAAAATGTGTATATAAATTCTTGCTCATAATGTTTTCAGCGTACGTATTTGATTCTGGAGTCTCTTGATTTTGCCAAGTTTGCTCGAGTATTGTCATCTTCATGCATGTCTTTGTGCTTATCTGCTAACTCTTCTCTTAGTTGCAGGAAGCAAAGACGAGGAGCTATCTACTAAAGTTGATTCACTGGCAAATGATAAGGGCGGAGGTCTTCTGATGGTTTGCAGAACCTGTGGGAAGAAGGGTGACCACTGGACCTCAAAGTGCCCCTACAAGGACCTTGCTCCACAACAGGGTGACAGTTCTGCTGACAGGCCTCCAAGTTCTGAGGGCTCTGCATCACAAGGTGTTGCCGGTAGGGCTGGAACGTATGTTCCTGTATTCAGGAGGTCAGGTACTGATAAGAGCGGAGCAGATGTGATGAGGCGGAGGAACGATGAGAACTCGATCCGGGTGACCAACCTCTCGGAGGACGCCCGCGACCCTGACCTCGCAGAGCTGTTCGGCCAGTTTGGCCCTCTCAACCGTGTCTATGTTGCATTAGATCGGGCGACTGgagcaagccgggggtttgGCTTCGTCAACTTCGTTCGCAGGGAGGACGGCGAGAGGGCTATCAAGAATCTAAATGGTTACGGTTACGATAACCTCATCCTATGCGTCGAGTGGGCAGCACCGAGGCCCAACTAGCTAGTTCTTGCTACCTCTGTTAATACTTGCATGTTTAAACCAACTATTAGTATGATTACTGTTTTAAAGTAGTACGTGTCTTTGGACGAGAATACTTCAACCCGCTGCTGTTTGCTGTCTTCTAATCTtgcaaattttaatttattagGATTTGTTTGAGTTCTGAATGGCGTTGTCTTTATATAACTTCAGATCAGTTATTACTCGGTTATCATCAGCATGTTTGATGCAAATCCATGCTTTTGAATCTTGATGTCATCTGCAATAGTGTGTTAGGTAAAGTGCTGGAGCAACTTAACCATGAACAATTGCACAAGTTTCTGAGGCCGTTTCACTCGGTCTTTGACCACATCAACTGTACACATTCAGCATGTAAGATGAGCAAGCATCCGAACTAAGACGACATAGTATCAGATGTTCTGTCAGCTGATACTTGCTAGTCAAACTGACAAaccattgatttttttttctttccttttctctcaAGCAGAACGAAAGAACATAGTAATGCAACTAAAAACAAACGGAGATATCACCGTCCTCAAATCCGAACTCTATGTGTCACGCCTGTACTCTACCTCTTATGCTCTTGCAGCCAACAAAAATGACTTTCACTCATAAATCATATGTTTCGCGCCTGTACTCCAATACCTCTCACCGCCAACGAAAATTACTTTCACTCATCGAAGTGTGAAGCATGGTGGATGCACATGAACCACTTGCCATCAACCTTCTCGAACACATTGGTAGCCACCTGCTTCCCCCAGCTGCCGCTCCCCTTGGTCCTGACCAGCTCCAGGCAGGTGACGTAGCCAACGTCGCCTCTGACATGGACCTCCACGTCCTGCAGGTCGATCTGCAGCGGGAACTCGTAGTCGGCGTCGCAGACCATCTCCCAGCTCTGCATCACCATCTCGTACCCGGAGATCCTCCCCGCCGACGGGTGCACCACGTAGACGTGGTCGCCCTTGGCCCAGGCCTGGTGCATCGCCACGAGGTCGCCGTTCTTGAACGCCGTGTAGAACCGCATGTTCGCCGCGAGGACCGCGGACCTGCCGTCCTCCTGGAGCACGCGGAGCTCGTCCCGCAGCGCCGCGGCGCGAGCTAGTCCTCCTCCTGGATCGCCGTCTCGAGCTCACGTCGCAAGGATTCTTCGTTCGGGGTGCCGGCAGCGGCGCTCTCCGTGCTTGGGCGCCCTTCGGCTTCGCCGCTCTTGACGTGAGCAGCTGTGAGCCTCGTGGCTTGGTGCAGACAGGTGCTTGTCGTTTGGAGCCCTGCACTGTTGACCGAGCAAATGAAAGGGTGATGTGACTGTATATGTTGGTTTGCCAAAATTAGAGCATGTCAAATTGTTGGTAAGAAATTTAGGTATTTATTTAGTTCAGTGACAATAATACTTTTTTTCTCTTGTAAAATTATTTAAAAAGTTTCTAGTAACTTACTATGACCTTAATCAAATAGCCAATTTTTAGACACAAACCAATTGATAGCCAAATCTTATTAGCATGGCTTGATTTTGGTATAGTAAAAATTGTAGCAAACCAATCTGTATGTGAGAGCATATCCACCAGATTACATATCTCTCATAtactatatatttttttttctctctccatcactaataatatttttttacattttttgtGGCCAATGCTGTAGTAGATTTCTCAAAAGATAGGGTGGAGGAAGGTATCCCCTACATTTAAACAAAAGAGAGGTGTATTTTGACGATCCCCAAAAATATTTTAGTATTGACTATGCAATTGGTAATCTGCTGAAGCACCTCCAAATTATCTAAAATCACCTCTGTTACTTAAAAGACAGATTTTTAGTATTGAGAAGTGGGATGAGTAACGTGCTGGAGATGCTCAAAGATTGTGCAAAAGAGGTGAAATAAGCACAGTTTTAGTTGATTCAGAGTTCTCAGCTCAACGAACAACCTCGGAAGAGCAAGCCTGTCACAGAGACCTCAAATGCATGGAACAAACTGGAAACAGCTCCGTTAGTTTGCTTAAAGAGCAAAGTCCAtcaccggtccctaaacttgtgtcGCTGTAtcatcccggtccctaaactcacaAATCGACCGTTCAGGTCCTCAAATTTGTCCATCTGTGTCATctcggtccataaacttgttccACTGTGCCATCCCGGTTCCTAAACTAGAAAATCAAACGTTTACATCCTCAAATTTGTTCAATCATGTCATTCCGGCCCCTAAACTTAATTTTGAGTCTCATATGGGTCAAAACAAGGCGATCTAAAATCTATATATCAAAAagtaattcataactttttcatatgaacttgaatgaagataaactttatatcaaaatggtAGCCCTCGACATAATCTACAATTTTGtagttcaaatatttttgaattaaaactgtttagggtctcaaaatattgttgtaagtttatagattttaaaatttaaaagttaaaattaaattttaggactctaaacaattttaattcaaaaacttttgaactgcaaagttgt is drawn from Panicum virgatum strain AP13 chromosome 1N, P.virgatum_v5, whole genome shotgun sequence and contains these coding sequences:
- the LOC120653768 gene encoding eukaryotic translation initiation factor 3 subunit G-like, yielding MAAVAMHKQHQQHTERWADLLDDDGGDLDLGELLPPPVVVGPDAKGIKTVTEYRIDGEGNKVKVTTTKRVRTVRRSRSAIERRSWPKFGDAAREAAGSRLTMVSTEEILLDRTRATGSKDEELSTKVDSLANDKGGGLLMVCRTCGKKGDHWTSKCPYKDLAPQQGDSSADRPPSSEGSASQGVAGRAGTYVPVFRRSGTDKSGADVMRRRNDENSIRVTNLSEDARDPDLAELFGQFGPLNRVYVALDRATGASRGFGFVNFVRREDGERAIKNLNGYGYDNLILCVEWAAPRPN